The Stigmatella ashevillena genomic sequence GAGTTGCAGCACATCCAGTTCGAGGGAGTCCGTATCGGTCTTCAGCCGGACGCGAAAGGGTTGATGCTCCCAGGCCTCGGCGGCGGCGGCGACGGGATAGGCCAGCTTGCCGATCCGCTGCTTGAGCTGCTTGTTGAGCCGCTTGGCGATGGCGGTGGCGAGGCCGAGGCTCGCCGCGTTGAGGAAGGGTCGGCCATTGGCGAGTCCCACGTCCACCCGGGCCGTGTATCCCTGGGCGATGATTTCACAGGCCGCCTCGATGGAGGCGGGGATGCCCAATGAGCGCGCGAAGTCATTGCCCGTGCCGAGCGGCAAGACGCCCAGCGTCACGTCCCGGCCCAGAAGGGGAGAGATGACGCCACTCAGGGTGCCGTCTCCCCCGCCAATGAGGATGCGCCGGGCGCCCCGCTGCACGGCCTCGGCTAGCACCTGGGGCATGCGGCGCGGCTGGGTGAGCGCATGGCAGTCCATCAGCTCAACGCCTTGGGCGGCCAGCGCCTGGCGGGCTGCTTCGAAGGCCTCCCGTCCCGAGCGGGACTTGGTGTTCACGACCAACACTGCGGGTCCCTCGTTGAG encodes the following:
- a CDS encoding lipid kinase — translated: MWACAPSIAEKKEGLTLETALIAPPRRRTLNEGPAVLVVNTKSRSGREAFEAARQALAAQGVELMDCHALTQPRRMPQVLAEAVQRGARRILIGGGDGTLSGVISPLLGRDVTLGVLPLGTGNDFARSLGIPASIEAACEIIAQGYTARVDVGLANGRPFLNAASLGLATAIAKRLNKQLKQRIGKLAYPVAAAAEAWEHQPFRVRLKTDTDSLELDVLQLVVGNGRYHGAGNMVAPDAALDDRMLHVYAIAAPSVESGREGTGLGHIQDLSTLARVAFSLRSGEHVDHPSVTTWRTSRLFVEAEPSQEVNADGELFGQTPMRFELVPSALRVFAPAPPTSPN